GACAGTTTAAAAACCACTGCAAATTTTACGTTCAATCGTTTAAAATGGGGAATGGAAAGTTTTAATGATCCTAATGAAAAGCTGTATATATTACCGGAAATAGAAATCACCTTAGATATACACAGTGCAAAAAAAGACTGAAAGTGAATGTAATATTTTCAATATCTTGCACTCTAATTGGTTGAATATATAATAATTACAATGGTAAAACAGATCGACCCATGTCCTTTGCTTAATAATTGTATTGACAACTATATGTTTGTAGATATAGACTGGTCAAACAATAAACATATCGACTCGATCTGGAGACTTATCCCCTTCGGCCAGATTTCAGCACTATTTTTATATGGAGATCTCCATGGTTATAGCGACCATGGAGATTCTCCCTTAATATCTACTCCCCGTTCCTTTATTGTAGGTCAGTTAACCAAACCCTTATGGCTAAGCTTTTCGGGACATACCCGTTTAGTTAAAATACAGTTCAAACCTGCGGGAGCGCAACAGCTTATACACATCAACTTATCCGAATTAACAAATAACCCTTGTATTCCTTTAGAAAACCTATGGGGATATCATACCGATTTCTTGTTAGAACAGTTGCATGACGCAGATTCCGATAATGAAAGAGCAGAACTATTGAATAAATTTTTCATCAAAAGATTAAGTCCCTCAAACCTCCAGGCTACTTATATAGATTATACATTACAGCAATTATACCGTAATAATGGTAGTTACAAATTACAGCATCTGGAACAAAAATTAGGTATCAGCGGCAGACAGTTGGAACGAATTTTTAAGTCTCATGTAGGACTAAAGCCCAAAGACATCAGCCGGTCTATCAGGATGAATACTGCCCTGACTTTGCTTTGCAATAAACCAGAAACATCTCTTAGTAATCTCGCTTATGAATTAGGTTACTACGATCCCGCCCATTTCTCTAAAGACTTCAGTCAATTAACCGGCCTATTACCTTCCAAATTAAAGAACAAACCACAAAAAGAGCTTGTAGTAACCCACGGAAAATGTTTCTATAGCTAAAACAATATGGAATGTTTTCCCAAAGGGATGCCGTCGTCAAGTTTTTAATGTTAAATGAACAAAACAGAAATCCTAAGGCAATATTAAAATTAAGTTTACTGATGAACTAGTCCACCCAGTCTTGACACTAAATACTGGCTACTTACTCCCCACTAATCATTACTAGCTTTTATATCTCCCAAATGTTCTACATCACGTAAATCATACGGAGTCTCCTGATATACAAAATAGTTAAGCCAGTTATTGAATAATAAGTTTGCATGGCTTGTCCAGCAGACCAAAGGCCCTTTTTTAGGATCGTTATCCACATAATAATTTCGTGGAACATCAATTTCAAGTCCTCTGTTCACATCTCTCATATATTCATCGTGTAATGTAAGAGGTGCATATTCCGAATGTCCGGTCAGATAAAACTCCCTGCCTCCTCTCGAAGATGCAATAGCAACTCCGGCTTCTTTAGATTCAGAAAGCACAGTAATATCCGCTTTATTTTCTACATCAGACTTAAAGAAAGTGGTATGTCTGCTATGTGGAATAAAGAATTCATCATCAAAGCCCCTAAATAAAGGGTTTGTCTTATCTGTCGCAGTATGCTTAAAAACACCAAACAATTTATCATCCAAAGGCACTTTCTCTACACCATAGAAATGATACAATGCAGCCTGCGAAGCCCAACAAATATATAAAGTGGACGTAACATGTTTTCTGGCCCAGTCAAATATAGTCGTAATCTCGTTCCAATAGTTTACCTCTTCGAACTTCAACATTTCTACGGGCGCACCGGTAATAATCATACCATCATAAAAATTCCCTTTAATCTCGTCGAAGCTCTTGTAAAACAATTCCAAATGCTCTTCAGACGTATTTTTGGATTTATGAGAATCCAGTCTCAAAAACTCCACCTCTACCTGCAACGGATTATTAGAAAGTAAACGCACAAAATCAGTCTCCGTCGTTATCTTTATAGGCATCAGGTTCAGGATCAATACACGCATTGGACGAATGTCCTGAGTGTTTGCCCTTAGGTCGTTCATCACAAAAATGTTTTCTTTTTTCAGAAGCTCTATCGCTGGCAGATTATTCGGTATTTTTACTGGCATATACTATTTCCCCCTTGTCCTGCTAAATTTTGCTCAAAAATAAAAAGAATATATTGGAAGTTGAAAACGAAAATCGTTTGTAATGAGCCATCAAACCTTTGGGTTTATTAAAAAGCCGAGATATGACTTATCTTCAACAATTCTCCGTATTCACAGATATTAAAACAGCAATTTATAACAAACGACTAATCACCCGATAAACAGCAAATTTTTGTAAATTTATTACTGAACTTATTCTAAGAACCATGAACTTCTTTAAACTTAAAACAACGTGGACCAATGCAGAGCTCGTCCCATTAAAACTTTGTATCGCTTGCGCATATGTATTGGTGGGAGCTTATTTCCATAGCTTCATTTGGCAGTATAAGACATTAATTATCGTGGTGTTTCTTATTACTGTAGTTTACGCCGTCTATTTATGGATCAATAAGACAAGGAAAGAGAATTAGTTAATGAAGGAGGATATTCTGTAAACCTAATCAGTAACCTTAATAGAAAAGCAACTATTCGACATGTTCCAAGCTATTAAGTTAATTTATCATCATAGTGCAACCTTCCTACGTATAAGACAAACGCCAGAATACTTAATACCAACTTCAACCTTCCTTCCAGAATTGTTCGGGTGTGCTTCGGGTGCACTTCGGCAGCCGCCGAATGTCCCTCGAAGAATTATTGAAGAATTGTCGAAGATTAGTGCGATGATTGTCGAAGCAGGTACGAACCAGGGTGCTAGCAGGTACGGAGCGGAGTCGAAACATCAACGGAGTTTCATGGACTTTCACGGACTTTAGTGGAGTTTTATGGACTTTTGGAGAAGAGCTTTACAAGAGGTACTGTAATAAATATTCTCAGTTATTTGGAGGAAAGCTAATTTAATTAAAAACACATTAAAACAAAAATGTTTGAAAGACAGATGCTTTAATCTCCAACATTTAAAAACAGATTAATAAAAACGGTTAATAATTTGTTAAAGTACTTATATATTCATTCCAAATATTTATTTTCGGCAGATATATAGAATATAACAAAGAAATGACCTATAAAAAAATTAACAACTTATTTGGTTGGCTTACATTTCTAATTGCAAGCTTAGTTTATATTTTAACTCTGGAACCTACGGCAAGTTATTGGGATTGCGGCGAATTTATTTCTGCCGCCTATAAACTTCAAATTGTTCATCAACCGGGGGCGCCTTTGTTTTTGATGATAGGCAAGCTATTTAGTCTATTTGCGGCAAATGAAACTAAAGTTGCTTACTGGGTGAATGTAAGTTCGGCGCTTTCCAGTGGTGCTACCATTATGTTCTTGTTTTGGTCCATTACTGCGCTGGGCAGAAAAGTGGCTACCGGTTACAAAGGTGAGCCTAATACAACACAAGTTATCACCATTATTGGTGCTGGTTTGGTAGGTGCTTTAGCTTATGCTTTTTCTGATACTTTTTGGTTTTCTGCTGTTGAGGCCGAGGTTTACGCCATGTCATCTTTGTTAACAGCAATTGTATTTTGGGCTATTTTGAAATGGGATGCTCATGCAGATGAGCCGAACGCCGACAAATGGCTTCTTTTTATTGCCTATGTAATGGGACTTTCGATTGGGGTTCACTTACTGAATTTATTGGCTATTCCGGCAATTGCGTTGATCTATTATTTCCGCAGAACAGAAAAAGCTACCTCTAAGGGAACTATAACAGCCCTAATTATTGGAATTATAATTCTGGGAGTTATCCAATACGGTATTATACAGTACCTTGTAAAATTTGGAGCTTACTTTGATTTATTCTTTGTTAACACGATAGGCCTGGGCTTCGGAAGTGGCGTTATTTTCTTTGCACTATTGGTAGTAGGTTTATCAATCTGGCTAATCTTATATTCTATACGTAAAAACAAGCCTGTACTTAATCTGGCTATGTTATCATTTGTATTTATCATTTTCGGATACAGTTCTTTTGCCATGATTGTCATCAGAGCAAAAGCAAATCCTACTTTAAATAACAGCGATCCGGACAATGCCTTTGCTTTATTAAGTTATCTTAACCGCGAGCAGTACGGAGACAGGCCATTAGCTTATGGACAGTACTTTGACAGTAAAGTTATAGACTCTAAAGAAACCTCTACTATTTACAGAAAAGGGGAACATAAATATGAAGTTGCAGGCAAAAGAACTTCATACATATATGATAGAAACACGTTATTTCCAAGAATGTACAGCGATGACAGAGGTCATATAGCAGTTTACAGGGATTGGATGGATATGACAGAATCTCAAAGTCCTACTTTTGCGCAAAACCTTGGTTTCTTTGGAACTTATCAGGTAGGTTTTATGTATATGCGTTACTTCCTTTGGAATTTTGCCGGAAGACAAAATGACGAGCAAGGATATGGCGAGTACACAAAAGGAAATTGGATTAGTGGGATCAAACCTATTGATGCTATGCGTCTGGGCAGCCAAAGTGAGCTTCCAAAAAGCATCACAGAAAACAAAGCCTATAACAGGTTATATTTCCTTCCATTAATTTTAGGAATAATTGGCGCTTTCTGGCATTTTAAAAGAAACCAAAAGGATGCTGGTGTTGTGGCGCTTCTGTTCTTCTTTACGGGTTTGGCAATTGTTCTTTATCTTAACCAGACACCAAATCAACCAAGAGAGCGGGATTATGCTTATGCCGGATCGTTCTACGCTTTTGCAATATGGATTGGTTTGGCTGTTTTTGCCATTTCAGAATGGTTTGGCAAGTTTTTAAATGCTAAAACTGCCAGTGCATTGGCAACTGTTATCGGCCTTTTAGCTGCTCCAGTTTTAATGGCTAAGGAAGAATGGAACGACCATGACCGTTCTGAAAAAACGACCGCAAGAGATTTAGCAAAAAACTATTTAAGCAGTTGTGCACCAAATGCGATACTTTTTACTTACGGAGATAATGATACTTATCCTTTATGGTACGTACAGGAAGTGGAAAACTTCAGACCGGACGTAAGGATTATCAATTTAAGTTTATTTGATACGGATTGGTATATCAATCAGTTGAGGAAACCATTTAACGCTTCGCAGCCTATCGATTTAACTATTCCACCGTCTGCTTATGTCTCCGGGGTAAGAGATGTGCTTTTCTATCAGGATTTTCAATTACAGGGCCATCAGGAGATTGCCGATATTTTTGAATTTGTTACTTCTGATAATCCTGAAGCTAAAGTTCAGTACCAGAATGGCAAATCGGAGAACTTCTTACCTACAAAACAGTTTAAATTGACTGTTAACGCAGAGGATGTTATTAAATCTGGTGCAATGAAGGCAAGCGAAGCTGGCAGAATTGTCCCTGAAATGAACTGGACTTTACCAGGAAATTATTTAACAAAAGGGCAATTGGCTATTCTGGATATTCTTGCCCATAACAAATGGAAAAGACCTATTTACTTTGCTTTCACTGTTCCGAACAGTAGCTTTATGGGTTTGGATAAATACCTTTTTAACGAAGGCTTCGCTTTACGCCTGCTTCCAAAAGAAAAACATAATCTGGAAAACAGCAGTGCCCTTTCTGAAACTGAAGAAGTTGATAGCGATGCAATGTACGCCAATATGATGGATAAATTTGTTTGGGGTAACATGAAGAATGCATCTTATTTAGATCCTGAATCGACGAAAATGGTATTTTTGTCTGTTAACAAGTTTATTGAGCTAAGCAGAAATTTAATTACTGAAGGAAAACTGGATAGTGCCAAAAATGTAATGAATAAATGCCTTGATGTGCTTCCTATAAAAACTGTTTATGATTCTAATTTTGCCCTGGGTAAAT
This genomic interval from Pseudopedobacter saltans DSM 12145 contains the following:
- a CDS encoding AraC family transcriptional regulator, which gives rise to MVKQIDPCPLLNNCIDNYMFVDIDWSNNKHIDSIWRLIPFGQISALFLYGDLHGYSDHGDSPLISTPRSFIVGQLTKPLWLSFSGHTRLVKIQFKPAGAQQLIHINLSELTNNPCIPLENLWGYHTDFLLEQLHDADSDNERAELLNKFFIKRLSPSNLQATYIDYTLQQLYRNNGSYKLQHLEQKLGISGRQLERIFKSHVGLKPKDISRSIRMNTALTLLCNKPETSLSNLAYELGYYDPAHFSKDFSQLTGLLPSKLKNKPQKELVVTHGKCFYS
- the metA gene encoding homoserine O-acetyltransferase MetA, whose product is MPVKIPNNLPAIELLKKENIFVMNDLRANTQDIRPMRVLILNLMPIKITTETDFVRLLSNNPLQVEVEFLRLDSHKSKNTSEEHLELFYKSFDEIKGNFYDGMIITGAPVEMLKFEEVNYWNEITTIFDWARKHVTSTLYICWASQAALYHFYGVEKVPLDDKLFGVFKHTATDKTNPLFRGFDDEFFIPHSRHTTFFKSDVENKADITVLSESKEAGVAIASSRGGREFYLTGHSEYAPLTLHDEYMRDVNRGLEIDVPRNYYVDNDPKKGPLVCWTSHANLLFNNWLNYFVYQETPYDLRDVEHLGDIKASND
- a CDS encoding glycosyltransferase family 117 protein gives rise to the protein MTYKKINNLFGWLTFLIASLVYILTLEPTASYWDCGEFISAAYKLQIVHQPGAPLFLMIGKLFSLFAANETKVAYWVNVSSALSSGATIMFLFWSITALGRKVATGYKGEPNTTQVITIIGAGLVGALAYAFSDTFWFSAVEAEVYAMSSLLTAIVFWAILKWDAHADEPNADKWLLFIAYVMGLSIGVHLLNLLAIPAIALIYYFRRTEKATSKGTITALIIGIIILGVIQYGIIQYLVKFGAYFDLFFVNTIGLGFGSGVIFFALLVVGLSIWLILYSIRKNKPVLNLAMLSFVFIIFGYSSFAMIVIRAKANPTLNNSDPDNAFALLSYLNREQYGDRPLAYGQYFDSKVIDSKETSTIYRKGEHKYEVAGKRTSYIYDRNTLFPRMYSDDRGHIAVYRDWMDMTESQSPTFAQNLGFFGTYQVGFMYMRYFLWNFAGRQNDEQGYGEYTKGNWISGIKPIDAMRLGSQSELPKSITENKAYNRLYFLPLILGIIGAFWHFKRNQKDAGVVALLFFFTGLAIVLYLNQTPNQPRERDYAYAGSFYAFAIWIGLAVFAISEWFGKFLNAKTASALATVIGLLAAPVLMAKEEWNDHDRSEKTTARDLAKNYLSSCAPNAILFTYGDNDTYPLWYVQEVENFRPDVRIINLSLFDTDWYINQLRKPFNASQPIDLTIPPSAYVSGVRDVLFYQDFQLQGHQEIADIFEFVTSDNPEAKVQYQNGKSENFLPTKQFKLTVNAEDVIKSGAMKASEAGRIVPEMNWTLPGNYLTKGQLAILDILAHNKWKRPIYFAFTVPNSSFMGLDKYLFNEGFALRLLPKEKHNLENSSALSETEEVDSDAMYANMMDKFVWGNMKNASYLDPESTKMVFLSVNKFIELSRNLITEGKLDSAKNVMNKCLDVLPIKTVYDSNFALGKYEIVDVLYQLGMKKEANDLLSQTADLVQGELNYRYSISKTKENLAGRDVQLGLFVLSQFEEMTKKYQETALHKKVDDQLKSFETKFGFSR